Proteins encoded within one genomic window of Cryptosporangium aurantiacum:
- a CDS encoding DUF1501 domain-containing protein, with protein sequence MLLHPDCPDLRALGPTLGDAVLRAEAAAVEAENAAVRDEWTQLTEAEEAAEEGRGVTRRTVLAGAGLTATTLLTSQFLNVRASFGATGTGTLIHVFLFGGLDGLSLVAPANDPVLTKVRPSFALPDSSIALARGFALNRAFEPLKKYLDAGELGFVPGVSDPRLSRSHFQCQDACELGGLPSETQGRGWLDVLTEKLGTGTAFRSVGVGSTLRRSLVGTQGALALRNLGALAINGDEKFRQPTADAVKTMFTGLDHPAAESVEAAVGALETARKISSVNYAPANGAAYPAGLGDGFKTLAQLIKGGANVRTAAVSMGGFDTHSNQGTNGGHLFNQFTQIAKALRAFFDDLGDARKDVTVVLSSEFGRRVAQNGGGTDHGHGNVVTILSGKKLASSVIGTWDGLGTLDNGDVPEFNNMFDVFGTVAQSRFGLSSAEVAAVFPKRTFKPLTMFA encoded by the coding sequence GTGCTGTTACACCCCGACTGCCCGGATCTTCGCGCGCTGGGCCCGACTCTCGGTGACGCCGTTCTCCGTGCGGAGGCCGCCGCCGTCGAAGCCGAGAACGCCGCGGTTCGCGACGAGTGGACCCAGCTGACCGAGGCCGAAGAAGCCGCCGAGGAAGGCCGCGGCGTCACCCGCCGGACCGTGCTCGCCGGCGCCGGCCTGACCGCCACCACGCTGCTGACCAGCCAGTTCCTCAACGTCCGCGCCTCGTTCGGCGCGACCGGCACCGGGACGCTGATCCACGTCTTCCTGTTCGGTGGCCTCGACGGGCTGAGCCTGGTGGCTCCGGCGAACGACCCGGTGCTGACGAAGGTCCGACCGTCATTCGCCCTTCCGGACTCGTCGATCGCGCTTGCGCGCGGCTTCGCGCTGAACCGCGCGTTCGAACCCCTCAAAAAGTATTTGGACGCCGGGGAGCTGGGCTTCGTCCCGGGGGTGTCCGATCCTCGGCTGTCCCGGAGCCACTTCCAGTGCCAGGACGCGTGCGAGCTCGGCGGGTTGCCCAGCGAGACCCAGGGCCGCGGTTGGCTGGACGTGCTCACCGAGAAGCTCGGCACCGGCACCGCGTTCCGGTCGGTCGGCGTCGGTAGCACGCTGCGCCGCTCGCTGGTCGGGACGCAGGGCGCGCTGGCACTGCGGAACCTCGGTGCGCTGGCGATCAACGGTGACGAGAAGTTCCGGCAGCCGACGGCCGACGCGGTCAAGACGATGTTCACCGGGCTCGACCACCCGGCGGCGGAGTCGGTCGAGGCGGCCGTCGGCGCGCTGGAGACCGCTCGCAAGATCAGCTCGGTCAACTACGCGCCCGCGAACGGGGCTGCGTACCCGGCCGGCCTCGGCGACGGCTTCAAGACGCTCGCGCAGCTGATCAAGGGCGGGGCGAACGTCCGCACCGCCGCGGTCTCGATGGGCGGGTTCGACACCCACAGCAACCAGGGCACGAACGGCGGGCACCTGTTCAACCAGTTCACCCAGATCGCGAAGGCGCTGCGGGCGTTCTTCGACGACCTCGGTGACGCGCGGAAGGACGTGACCGTCGTGCTCTCGTCCGAGTTCGGACGCCGGGTCGCGCAGAACGGCGGCGGCACCGACCACGGGCACGGCAACGTCGTCACGATCCTGTCCGGGAAGAAGCTCGCCAGTTCGGTGATCGGCACCTGGGACGGGCTCGGGACGCTCGACAACGGCGATGTGCCGGAGTTCAACAACATGTTCGACGTGTTCGGCACCGTTGCGCAGTCGCGGTTCGGGCTGTCGTCGGCCGAGGTGGCGGCGGTCTTCCCGAAGCGGACGTTCAAGCCGCTGACAATGTTCGCCTGA
- a CDS encoding globin domain-containing protein, whose protein sequence is MNPRLPQEIRRPDSATMAMLRESRATIAVRPVDLSAAVYRHLPTFAPRTKELIAAELRRHGERIVEELLRAIDVLDAMATLEDDLRRLGAEHATRHGVPAEHYPYVGQALVRAVRELFPNSEGGTLGSAWMEVYEWLAAQMLQGAGGSSAPPAREPETSPAYWRAYVEPAEPPQPVGVEERVDPARDRTISFDRGELFERLARVEEVTSAAAGSEPTPLRRPPAGGSAPPPHGPPPPHGPPPQGAPPQGAPPQGAPPQGAQPWGALPQGAPPQGLPASGPPPQGASPQGAQPRGALPQGALPQGAPPQGLPPQGLPPQGPAAAGQAAVRPVSPAAGGVPLPDERPQEESSERPREPGERPRRSRNPWSWGARSRKAAAQRPDPLPPQPQQIDPAMYDSPPQVAPPQNLDLRRSAVPAQREPVDHPDPRRVPEPRQAPEPASAPAVPAPGAPGPGGPWPEAPGPSAPGPGAPGPGAPGPGAPGPGTPGPGTPGPGTPGPGTPGPGTPGTGAPGTGVAGPGVPGPRPAVAEDAPTEIFRIEPGDLDAEPTGPAAVGESAARPAPVPEPGRATPGAALRGVGTGWPEATTTRPVRPAPSGGPNPPDLGDAPAQE, encoded by the coding sequence ATGAATCCGCGGCTGCCCCAGGAGATCCGCCGCCCGGACTCGGCCACGATGGCGATGCTCCGGGAGTCACGGGCGACGATCGCGGTGCGGCCGGTGGATCTTTCGGCGGCGGTGTACCGCCACCTGCCGACGTTCGCGCCGCGGACGAAGGAACTGATCGCGGCCGAGCTCCGGCGGCACGGGGAGCGGATCGTCGAGGAACTGCTGCGGGCGATCGATGTCCTCGACGCGATGGCGACGCTGGAGGACGACCTGCGCCGCCTCGGAGCCGAACACGCCACGCGTCACGGGGTGCCCGCGGAGCACTACCCGTACGTGGGGCAGGCGCTGGTGCGGGCCGTCCGGGAGCTGTTTCCGAACTCCGAGGGCGGGACGCTCGGCTCGGCCTGGATGGAGGTGTACGAGTGGCTCGCGGCCCAGATGTTGCAGGGGGCGGGCGGCTCGTCCGCGCCGCCGGCCCGCGAGCCCGAGACGTCGCCCGCGTACTGGCGGGCGTACGTCGAGCCCGCGGAACCACCGCAGCCGGTGGGCGTCGAGGAGCGGGTCGACCCGGCGCGTGACCGCACGATCTCGTTCGACCGCGGCGAGCTGTTCGAACGACTCGCCCGCGTTGAGGAGGTCACCTCCGCCGCGGCGGGGTCCGAGCCGACGCCGCTACGCCGCCCACCCGCCGGCGGCTCCGCACCACCCCCACATGGGCCGCCGCCCCCACATGGGCCGCCCCCACAGGGCGCGCCGCCGCAGGGTGCGCCGCCGCAGGGTGCGCCGCCGCAGGGTGCGCAGCCCTGGGGTGCGCTTCCGCAGGGTGCGCCTCCGCAAGGGCTGCCGGCGTCGGGGCCGCCTCCGCAGGGTGCGTCTCCACAGGGTGCGCAGCCCCGGGGTGCGCTTCCGCAGGGTGCGCTTCCGCAGGGTGCGCCTCCGCAAGGGCTGCCTCCGCAGGGGCTGCCGCCGCAGGGGCCGGCGGCGGCTGGGCAGGCGGCGGTGCGGCCGGTGTCGCCGGCTGCGGGCGGTGTGCCGCTTCCGGACGAGCGGCCGCAGGAGGAGTCGAGCGAGCGGCCGCGGGAGCCGGGTGAGCGGCCGCGGCGGTCGCGGAATCCGTGGAGCTGGGGAGCGCGGAGTCGGAAGGCTGCCGCGCAGCGTCCCGACCCACTGCCCCCGCAGCCGCAGCAGATCGACCCGGCGATGTACGACTCGCCGCCCCAGGTGGCGCCGCCGCAGAACCTCGACCTGCGCCGCTCAGCCGTTCCGGCGCAACGCGAACCCGTCGATCATCCGGATCCTCGGCGCGTGCCAGAGCCACGGCAGGCACCAGAGCCGGCGTCGGCGCCCGCCGTTCCGGCGCCTGGTGCGCCCGGCCCAGGGGGTCCGTGGCCAGAGGCTCCGGGGCCGAGTGCGCCCGGGCCTGGTGCGCCCGGGCCTGGTGCGCCCGGGCCTGGTGCGCCCGGGCCTGGTACGCCCGGGCCTGGTACGCCCGGGCCTGGTACGCCCGGGCCTGGTACGCCCGGGCCTGGTACGCCCGGAACAGGGGCGCCGGGGACAGGGGTTGCGGGGCCGGGGGTTCCGGGGCCGCGGCCGGCGGTGGCCGAGGATGCACCGACCGAGATTTTCCGGATCGAGCCGGGCGACCTGGACGCCGAGCCCACCGGACCCGCGGCCGTCGGGGAGTCGGCCGCACGTCCGGCGCCGGTGCCAGAGCCTGGCCGCGCCACACCGGGAGCCGCGCTCCGTGGAGTCGGCACCGGCTGGCCGGAAGCCACGACCACCCGACCGGTTCGGCCCGCGCCAAGTGGAGGGCCGAACCCGCCAGACCTGGGCGACGCCCCCGCCCAGGAATAG
- a CDS encoding bifunctional DNA primase/polymerase, producing MGGFLVVPVFRAFLVRCRGGDSMSARLERAVLAAAAHEFLRAGWPVAPGAWWSPQLQRYRCGRPRCRTSSPHAVDPGVGPAGDRCRATVAECVVKTPTEVDRWWTGHPYALLMPTSTGPGVVDGTEDVVTVIDERLRAAGYLAPISSSKVGQAQLFCQQLRPGQELWLAAAGAGVLLHGEDSWVTLPPSTVRTGQVRWLRSPQECGWRLPPAAVVCDALRVALTFRARPVITGRSG from the coding sequence GTGGGCGGTTTCCTGGTCGTCCCGGTCTTCCGGGCCTTCCTGGTCCGGTGCCGTGGCGGTGACTCGATGAGCGCTCGGCTCGAGCGGGCCGTCCTGGCGGCCGCTGCTCACGAGTTCCTCCGGGCCGGCTGGCCGGTCGCGCCGGGCGCGTGGTGGTCACCGCAGCTTCAGCGGTACCGCTGCGGGCGTCCGCGATGCCGGACGTCGAGCCCGCACGCGGTCGACCCCGGCGTCGGGCCGGCCGGCGATCGGTGTCGCGCCACCGTCGCCGAGTGCGTGGTGAAGACGCCCACCGAGGTCGACCGCTGGTGGACCGGCCACCCGTACGCGCTCCTGATGCCGACCAGCACCGGTCCCGGCGTCGTGGACGGCACCGAGGACGTGGTGACGGTCATCGACGAGCGACTGCGAGCCGCCGGGTACCTCGCGCCGATCTCCAGCTCGAAGGTCGGGCAGGCTCAGCTGTTCTGCCAGCAGCTGCGGCCCGGTCAGGAGCTGTGGCTCGCGGCAGCCGGTGCGGGGGTGTTGCTGCACGGGGAGGACTCGTGGGTCACGCTGCCACCGTCGACGGTTCGGACCGGCCAGGTGCGATGGCTCCGGTCCCCGCAGGAATGTGGGTGGAGGCTGCCACCGGCGGCCGTGGTCTGCGATGCGCTCCGGGTCGCGCTCACCTTTCGAGCCCGGCCCGTCATAACCGGACGGTCCGGATGA
- a CDS encoding helix-turn-helix domain-containing protein, protein MAGERTPTLRRRELAARLRALRHASGKTIEEVARELLCSPTKISRIETGRRGAVLRDVRDLCRLYDVSPAEQEQLMALARESKERAWWQGYDIDATYRTLIGLESAATAISDYQPFSLPGLLQTPDYARAVLRGMGEKRTEPEIEEQVSLRMARQQILDRDDPPYLSFIIDEAATRRLIGGREVMVRQLGTVLAVAERPNVSVQVIDYEAGAHPALPGNFGIVEIEDSAASGIVFVEGHQGDFYLEGAADLKRYRRIFDQLRSIALSPNKSLEFVAAVRDQIRTPEVH, encoded by the coding sequence GTGGCGGGAGAGCGCACTCCGACCCTGCGTCGGCGCGAACTCGCGGCGCGGCTGCGAGCACTTCGGCACGCGTCCGGAAAGACGATCGAGGAGGTCGCCAGGGAGTTACTTTGCTCCCCGACGAAAATCAGCCGGATCGAAACCGGTCGACGCGGCGCGGTCCTCCGCGACGTCCGCGATCTCTGCCGCTTGTACGACGTTTCACCCGCCGAGCAGGAGCAACTGATGGCGCTCGCGCGGGAGAGCAAGGAACGCGCCTGGTGGCAGGGGTACGACATCGACGCCACCTATCGAACTCTGATCGGTCTGGAGTCGGCGGCAACCGCCATCTCCGACTACCAACCGTTCTCCTTGCCCGGCCTGCTCCAGACGCCCGACTACGCACGGGCCGTCCTTCGCGGCATGGGCGAGAAGAGGACCGAGCCGGAGATCGAAGAACAGGTGTCGCTGCGGATGGCCCGCCAGCAGATCCTCGATCGTGATGATCCGCCTTACCTGTCCTTCATCATCGACGAGGCAGCCACGCGCCGCCTCATCGGTGGCCGCGAAGTCATGGTCCGACAGTTGGGCACGGTCCTCGCGGTGGCGGAACGACCAAACGTCAGTGTCCAGGTGATCGACTACGAAGCCGGCGCGCATCCAGCGCTCCCGGGCAACTTCGGCATCGTCGAGATCGAGGACAGCGCGGCGTCGGGCATCGTTTTCGTCGAAGGCCACCAGGGTGACTTCTACCTGGAGGGTGCCGCGGATCTGAAGCGGTATCGGCGGATCTTCGACCAGCTCAGGTCCATTGCTCTCTCGCCGAACAAGTCATTGGAGTTCGTCGCCGCGGTGCGCGATCAGATCCGCACACCGGAGGTTCACTGA
- a CDS encoding DUF397 domain-containing protein, with protein MDSSAFNPSIWRKSRHSASMHCVEVAETPSLIGVRDSKDPHGPVLRYPVGRWAAFLGGVKLGEFDRP; from the coding sequence ATGGACAGCAGCGCGTTCAACCCGTCGATCTGGCGGAAGTCACGACACAGCGCCAGCATGCACTGCGTCGAAGTGGCGGAGACCCCGAGCCTCATCGGGGTTCGCGACTCGAAAGACCCGCACGGCCCCGTTCTCCGCTACCCGGTGGGTCGGTGGGCAGCGTTTCTGGGCGGCGTGAAGCTCGGCGAGTTCGACCGCCCGTAG
- the trxA gene encoding thioredoxin has protein sequence MSAVTHSFDAVTDATWTDEVLKSEVPVLVDFWADWCGPCHRLRPTLEALAEEWTGRVRVVALDIDANPNTARDYGILSAPTLILFRGGEPVRTVVGAQPKARLAAQLEPAL, from the coding sequence TTGTCTGCTGTTACGCATTCATTCGACGCCGTGACCGACGCGACCTGGACCGACGAGGTTCTGAAGTCCGAGGTGCCGGTGCTGGTCGACTTCTGGGCGGACTGGTGCGGTCCGTGCCATCGGCTCCGCCCGACGCTCGAGGCGCTGGCCGAGGAGTGGACCGGGCGGGTGCGGGTGGTGGCGCTGGACATCGACGCCAACCCCAACACCGCCCGCGACTACGGGATCCTGAGCGCGCCGACGCTGATTCTGTTCCGCGGTGGTGAGCCGGTCCGGACCGTGGTCGGGGCTCAGCCCAAGGCGCGGCTCGCCGCACAGTTGGAGCCGGCGCTCTGA
- a CDS encoding MerR family transcriptional regulator, translating to MLISALAKRVGTSTRALRHYEALGLLAARRTSNGYREYDEADVAVVREIRTLVGIGFALEETRPFVECLRAGYASGDSCPASVAVYRRKIAEIDDCVASLAAVRARLTAAVDGDALVGADAPEPLCAFTPLR from the coding sequence ATGCTTATTAGTGCGTTGGCTAAGCGGGTCGGTACCAGCACGCGTGCGCTGCGGCACTACGAGGCGCTCGGGCTGCTGGCCGCGCGGCGGACGTCGAACGGCTATCGGGAGTACGACGAGGCGGACGTCGCGGTCGTGCGGGAGATCCGGACGCTCGTGGGGATCGGGTTCGCTCTGGAGGAGACCCGGCCGTTCGTGGAGTGCCTGCGCGCCGGGTACGCCAGCGGGGACTCGTGCCCGGCATCGGTCGCGGTCTACCGGCGGAAGATCGCCGAGATCGACGACTGCGTGGCGAGCCTGGCGGCGGTGCGGGCTCGTCTGACCGCGGCCGTCGACGGTGACGCGCTGGTGGGTGCCGACGCACCCGAGCCGCTCTGCGCGTTCACACCGCTGCGCTGA
- the hrpA gene encoding ATP-dependent RNA helicase HrpA, producing MTNESAPVAIAAPIDIADLRSRLPELTLRDEHRLRRQLDRAGNLRDPEAAKAALATAAEAIEQAAGKLAARRESIPAVSYPPALPVSQKKDEIAAAIRDNQVVIVAGETGSGKTTQLPKICLELGRGVRGLIGHTQPRRLAARTVAERIAEELGTELGDAVGYTVRFTDQVSDATVVKLMTDGILLAEIQRDRDLRRYDTIIIDEAHERSLNIDFLLGYLKQLLPRRPDLKLIITSATIDPERFAKHFGDAPIVEVSGRTYPVEVRYRPVIDPDDENADKDRDVTSAIIDAVHELSGEGPGDILVFLSGEREIRDTADALTKENLRNTEIAPLYARLAAAEQHKVFQPHGGRRIVLATNVAETSLTVPGIKYVIDPGTARISRYSLRTKVQRLPIEPVSQASANQRKGRCGRLSDGICIRLYTEADFESRPEYTDPEILRTNLASVILQMAALGLGDIAAFPFVEPPDKRNITDGLQLLSELGALQTKSKSDGVQLTAVGKQLAQIPIDPRLARMVLEADKNGVVPEVLVIAAALSIQDPRERPTEHQQAADEKHKRFADQHSDFSSYLLLWNYLRDQQRELSGSGFRRLCKAEFLHYLRVREWQDLHGQLRQIVRGLGITVDRNADPGTDGRNVHVALLAGLLSHIGMRDEKAAAKDQPTRGRRPLTEYFGARGARFAIFPGSTLAKRPPRWVVAAELVETSRLWGRITARIEPEWVEPLAGHLAIRTYSEPHWDAERGAVMATEKVTLYGIPLIAGRPVTYGKVDPELSRDLFIQHALVEGEWRTHHKFFARNRELLKSAAELEHRARRRDLVVDDQTLFDFYDERVGAEVVSARHFDSWWKKVSRETPDLLDFSASMLVNQAAGDLDIKTAYPDHWDADGVRLRLTYQFEPGTAADGVTVHIPVAILNQVTPDQFGWQVPGLRQDLVTAMIRSLPKELRRNFVPAPDVARAALAGISPADGPLPVALAAELRRLTGISLPVDAWQDDRIPDHLAMTFRVEDDRGRRVGEGKDLVVLQRQLAPLIRDAIATALTAPDEPRRSRRGRGGRGRGAGAAAPTAAGPDVTGADGARSSASISKEGSETEGLSLEQTGLKAWSFETLPQVVERRRGGFLVKAYPALVDEGESVAVRLLGSPAEQRAAMLTGTRRLVLLTVPSPNKAVVSSLSNSAKLALGRNPHGSVAALLADCIAAAADELIAAAGGPVWDAAGFAKLRDAVRGSLVETTLDVLKTVEKVLAATHAVGTLLPTVPAGARADVQAQLDALVYPGFVAATGRRRMTNVLRYVQAIQRRLENVRRDPARDQGWQDRIAAVTEVYRDWLNRLPLERRSDDAVREIRWMIEELRVSLFAQSLGTAYAISEQRIYRAMDAAGGGVTA from the coding sequence ATGACGAACGAATCGGCCCCGGTGGCCATCGCAGCCCCGATCGACATCGCCGACCTTCGATCCCGCCTGCCCGAGCTGACGCTCCGCGATGAGCACCGGCTGCGACGGCAGCTGGACCGGGCCGGCAACCTCCGCGACCCCGAAGCGGCGAAGGCGGCCCTCGCTACCGCGGCCGAGGCGATCGAACAGGCCGCCGGAAAGCTGGCGGCCCGCCGGGAGAGCATCCCGGCGGTGAGTTACCCGCCCGCGCTCCCGGTCAGCCAGAAGAAGGACGAGATCGCCGCGGCGATCCGCGACAACCAGGTCGTGATCGTGGCCGGGGAGACCGGCTCCGGAAAGACGACGCAGCTCCCGAAGATCTGTCTGGAGCTGGGGCGCGGCGTCCGGGGCCTGATCGGCCACACCCAGCCCCGACGGCTGGCGGCCCGCACGGTCGCCGAACGCATCGCGGAGGAGCTGGGCACCGAGCTGGGTGACGCGGTCGGCTACACGGTCCGCTTCACCGACCAGGTCAGCGACGCGACCGTCGTGAAGCTGATGACCGACGGCATCCTGCTGGCCGAGATCCAGCGCGACCGTGACCTGCGGCGTTACGACACGATCATCATCGACGAGGCGCACGAGCGAAGCCTCAACATCGACTTCCTGCTCGGGTACCTCAAGCAGCTACTGCCCCGGCGTCCGGATCTGAAGCTGATCATCACGTCGGCGACGATCGACCCGGAGCGGTTCGCGAAGCACTTCGGCGACGCGCCGATCGTCGAGGTCTCGGGTCGCACGTATCCGGTCGAGGTCCGGTACCGCCCGGTCATCGACCCGGACGACGAGAACGCCGACAAGGACCGCGACGTCACGAGCGCGATCATCGACGCGGTCCACGAGCTGTCCGGCGAGGGCCCCGGCGACATCCTGGTGTTCCTCTCCGGCGAACGTGAGATCCGCGACACCGCTGACGCGCTCACCAAGGAGAACCTGCGCAACACCGAGATCGCGCCGCTCTACGCACGCCTGGCCGCGGCCGAGCAGCACAAGGTGTTCCAGCCGCACGGCGGTCGGCGGATCGTGCTGGCCACCAACGTTGCCGAGACGTCGCTGACCGTTCCCGGCATCAAGTACGTGATCGACCCCGGCACTGCCCGGATCTCCCGCTACAGCCTCCGCACCAAGGTGCAGCGGCTGCCGATCGAACCGGTCTCCCAGGCGAGCGCCAACCAGCGCAAGGGTCGCTGCGGCCGGCTCTCGGACGGCATCTGCATCCGCCTCTACACCGAGGCCGATTTTGAGTCCCGGCCGGAGTACACCGATCCGGAGATCCTCCGCACGAACCTCGCGTCGGTCATCCTGCAGATGGCCGCGCTGGGGCTGGGCGACATCGCCGCGTTCCCGTTCGTCGAGCCGCCGGACAAACGCAACATCACCGACGGTCTCCAGCTCCTGTCGGAGCTGGGTGCCCTCCAAACCAAGAGCAAGTCGGACGGTGTTCAGCTCACCGCCGTCGGTAAACAGCTGGCGCAGATTCCGATCGATCCGCGCCTGGCCCGGATGGTGCTGGAAGCGGACAAGAACGGCGTCGTACCCGAGGTGCTGGTGATCGCGGCCGCGCTCTCGATCCAGGACCCCCGCGAGCGTCCGACCGAGCACCAGCAGGCCGCGGACGAGAAGCACAAGCGGTTCGCCGACCAGCACTCGGACTTCTCGTCGTACCTCCTGCTCTGGAACTACCTGCGCGACCAGCAGCGCGAGCTGTCGGGCAGCGGGTTCCGCCGGCTGTGCAAGGCGGAGTTCCTGCACTACCTGCGGGTCCGCGAGTGGCAGGACCTGCACGGCCAGCTACGGCAGATCGTCCGCGGGCTCGGCATCACGGTCGACCGCAACGCCGACCCGGGCACCGACGGCCGGAACGTCCACGTCGCGCTGCTGGCCGGGCTGCTCTCCCACATCGGCATGCGCGACGAGAAGGCTGCGGCGAAGGATCAGCCGACCCGCGGACGGCGTCCGCTGACCGAGTACTTCGGCGCCCGCGGCGCCCGGTTCGCGATCTTCCCCGGATCGACGCTGGCCAAGCGCCCGCCGCGCTGGGTGGTGGCCGCCGAGCTGGTCGAGACGTCCCGGCTCTGGGGCCGGATCACCGCCCGGATCGAGCCGGAGTGGGTCGAGCCGCTGGCCGGTCATCTGGCCATCCGTACTTACAGCGAGCCGCACTGGGACGCCGAGCGCGGCGCGGTGATGGCCACCGAGAAGGTGACGCTCTACGGCATCCCGCTGATCGCCGGACGGCCGGTCACGTACGGGAAGGTCGACCCCGAGCTCTCCCGTGACCTGTTCATCCAGCACGCGCTGGTCGAGGGCGAGTGGCGCACCCACCACAAGTTCTTCGCCAGGAACCGCGAGCTGCTGAAGTCGGCCGCCGAACTCGAGCACCGCGCCCGCCGCCGCGACCTGGTCGTCGACGACCAGACGCTGTTCGACTTCTACGACGAGCGGGTCGGCGCCGAGGTCGTCTCGGCGAGGCACTTCGACAGCTGGTGGAAGAAGGTGTCGCGCGAGACGCCGGATCTGCTGGACTTCTCGGCGTCGATGCTGGTCAACCAGGCCGCCGGTGACCTCGACATCAAGACCGCGTATCCGGACCACTGGGACGCCGACGGTGTCCGGCTGCGGCTGACCTACCAGTTCGAGCCCGGCACCGCCGCCGACGGCGTCACCGTCCACATTCCGGTCGCGATCCTCAACCAGGTCACCCCGGACCAGTTCGGCTGGCAGGTGCCCGGCCTGCGACAGGACCTGGTCACCGCGATGATCCGGTCGCTGCCCAAGGAGCTGCGGCGGAACTTCGTCCCGGCGCCGGACGTCGCTCGGGCGGCGCTGGCCGGCATCTCGCCTGCCGACGGGCCGCTGCCGGTCGCGTTGGCCGCGGAGCTGCGTCGGCTGACCGGTATTTCCCTGCCGGTGGACGCCTGGCAGGACGACCGAATCCCGGACCACCTCGCGATGACGTTCCGGGTCGAGGACGACCGGGGCCGCCGGGTGGGCGAGGGCAAGGACCTGGTCGTGCTCCAGCGGCAGCTCGCGCCGTTGATCCGGGACGCGATCGCCACCGCGCTGACCGCCCCCGACGAGCCGCGTCGATCCCGGCGTGGGCGGGGTGGCCGGGGACGCGGTGCGGGGGCTGCTGCGCCTACCGCTGCCGGCCCTGACGTGACGGGCGCCGACGGTGCCCGTAGCTCAGCGTCGATATCTAAAGAGGGAAGCGAGACCGAGGGGCTCAGCCTGGAGCAGACCGGGCTGAAAGCCTGGTCTTTCGAGACGTTGCCGCAGGTGGTCGAGCGGCGGCGCGGCGGGTTCCTGGTGAAGGCGTATCCGGCGCTGGTCGACGAGGGTGAGAGCGTCGCCGTGCGACTGCTCGGGAGCCCGGCTGAGCAGCGGGCCGCGATGCTGACCGGGACGCGGCGGCTGGTGCTGCTCACGGTGCCGTCGCCGAACAAGGCAGTGGTCTCGTCGCTGTCGAACAGCGCGAAGCTCGCGCTCGGACGTAACCCGCACGGCAGTGTGGCTGCGCTGCTGGCCGACTGCATCGCCGCGGCGGCCGACGAGCTGATCGCGGCGGCCGGTGGTCCGGTGTGGGACGCGGCGGGGTTCGCGAAGCTGCGGGACGCGGTGCGCGGGTCGCTGGTGGAGACGACGCTCGACGTGCTGAAGACCGTGGAGAAGGTACTGGCGGCGACGCACGCGGTCGGAACGCTGCTGCCGACGGTGCCCGCAGGTGCGCGTGCCGACGTTCAGGCCCAGTTGGACGCTCTGGTCTACCCGGGTTTTGTGGCCGCCACCGGGCGTCGGCGGATGACCAACGTGCTGCGGTACGTGCAGGCGATCCAGCGGCGGTTGGAGAACGTGCGCCGTGACCCGGCCCGCGACCAGGGCTGGCAGGACCGGATCGCCGCCGTCACCGAGGTGTACCGGGACTGGCTGAACCGGCTGCCGCTGGAGCGCCGGTCGGACGACGCGGTGCGGGAGATCCGCTGGATGATCGAGGAACTGCGGGTCAGCTTGTTCGCGCAGTCGCTCGGAACCGCCTACGCGATCTCCGAACAGCGCATCTACCGGGCGATGGACGCGGCAGGCGGCGGGGTCACCGCTTAG